In Candidatus Polarisedimenticolaceae bacterium, a genomic segment contains:
- a CDS encoding rhomboid family intramembrane serine protease yields MNDRSSRLVLRDRLLTELVEPSAASAPSASLLAATDDEAELILAGGERCWLLTAPLDPDALRQRASEIIGAHRRAPLLLIVAGGGSGFAKALKSAIPFFQLSGRIIAYQFDDDGRLRKVSGRKSQALLMAARSLRDRLASLHGERVLNREQLDGWIRAAQADAEQESRFVASLRSRFPVVTAAIGLICVAFYGLTLYWGGGHFPSALWHLGAIDHERIIQGEWWRLLSAAFLHGSFMHLFVNMLALASFGVFLERLLGPHRFLVLYTVSGIVGSLASALMRRGGIAVGASGAIWGLMAAGAGLAWKPRGLLPPMTLDVFKRQAITPVAVNFLYSFQKGIDFIAHFGGGAAGFALMATGVLTRGLRPEFAQDRAGEPIVPAPAQTWRVMSAACAVACLGSLAVSIAMLRPWELDHPKRTRHVLEPSEVSIELPSSMDAGPPQASGTWTIFHCGSMPRAPLTVEIRLHDISGPPDVQEAFKVFQDKMRKPPMESATIVGAPRIEEIAGRKFAAADYQIAGRSVVRTLATVAGHHVVILHFEGLEGGEFWDRTTHEIATSVRSPD; encoded by the coding sequence TTGAACGACCGATCGTCGCGGCTGGTCCTGAGGGACCGGCTTCTCACCGAGCTCGTCGAGCCGTCGGCGGCGAGCGCGCCGAGCGCATCGCTCCTCGCGGCCACGGATGACGAAGCTGAGCTGATCCTCGCCGGAGGCGAGAGATGCTGGCTGCTGACAGCCCCGCTCGATCCCGACGCCCTGCGACAACGTGCGAGCGAGATCATCGGAGCGCATCGCCGGGCACCACTTCTGCTCATCGTCGCCGGAGGAGGGTCAGGGTTCGCGAAGGCGCTCAAGTCCGCTATCCCATTCTTCCAGTTGAGCGGCCGAATCATCGCCTATCAGTTCGACGACGATGGTCGGCTTCGAAAGGTCTCCGGTCGAAAGTCGCAGGCGCTTCTGATGGCAGCGCGCAGCCTCCGCGACCGGCTCGCCTCGCTGCACGGCGAGCGCGTGCTCAACCGCGAGCAACTCGACGGGTGGATTCGTGCCGCGCAGGCGGACGCCGAGCAGGAGTCGCGGTTCGTCGCGTCTCTCCGATCTCGCTTTCCGGTGGTTACCGCCGCCATCGGCCTGATCTGCGTCGCCTTCTATGGCCTGACCCTCTATTGGGGAGGCGGTCACTTCCCATCCGCGCTGTGGCATCTCGGCGCCATCGACCACGAGAGGATCATCCAGGGCGAGTGGTGGCGCCTCCTGTCGGCGGCCTTCCTCCACGGAAGCTTCATGCATCTCTTCGTGAACATGCTGGCCCTCGCGAGTTTCGGCGTGTTCCTCGAACGACTTCTCGGCCCTCACCGCTTTCTCGTCCTCTATACGGTGTCGGGAATTGTCGGCTCTCTCGCGAGCGCGCTCATGCGACGCGGCGGGATCGCGGTCGGGGCCTCCGGGGCGATCTGGGGTCTCATGGCGGCCGGTGCTGGCCTCGCATGGAAGCCGCGAGGATTGCTGCCGCCCATGACGCTCGACGTATTCAAGCGCCAAGCCATCACTCCCGTCGCCGTCAACTTCCTGTACTCGTTTCAAAAAGGAATCGACTTCATCGCCCACTTCGGCGGCGGCGCAGCCGGGTTCGCGCTCATGGCCACGGGTGTCCTCACCCGCGGTCTGCGCCCCGAGTTCGCTCAGGATCGAGCTGGCGAGCCAATCGTGCCGGCGCCCGCGCAGACCTGGCGTGTGATGTCGGCCGCTTGCGCGGTCGCTTGCCTCGGCTCCCTCGCCGTCTCCATCGCGATGCTACGGCCATGGGAGCTCGACCACCCGAAGCGCACGCGTCACGTTCTTGAGCCATCGGAGGTCTCGATCGAGCTCCCGTCGTCGATGGATGCGGGGCCGCCCCAGGCGTCGGGCACATGGACGATCTTCCACTGTGGATCGATGCCGCGCGCGCCTTTGACCGTCGAGATCAGACTCCATGACATCTCGGGCCCTCCCGACGTTCAAGAAGCCTTCAAGGTGTTCCAGGACAAGATGCGCAAGCCGCCAATGGAGAGTGCGACGATCGTCGGCGCGCCGCGCATCGAAGAGATCGCCGGCCGGAAGTTCGCTGCGGCGGA